Proteins encoded in a region of the Eulemur rufifrons isolate Redbay chromosome 15, OSU_ERuf_1, whole genome shotgun sequence genome:
- the SESN1 gene encoding sestrin-1 isoform X2 — protein sequence MRLATAANEAYAASLAVSELLGCKQCGGGHGPDEELGIRIPRPLGHGPSRFIPEKEILQVGSEDAQMHALFADSFAALGRLDNITLVMVFHPQYLESFLKTQHYLLQMDGPLPLHYRHYIGIMAAARHQCSYLVNLHVNDFLHVGGDPKWLNGLENAPQKLQNLGELNKVLAHRPWLITKEHIEGLLKAEEHSWSLAELVHAVVLLTHYHSLASFTFGCGISPEIHCDGGHTFRPPSVSNYCICDITNGNHSVDEMQVNSTGNVSVSDSFFEVEALMEKMRQLQECRDEEEASQEEMASRFEIEKRESMFVFSSDDEEVTPARDVSRHFEDTSYGYKDFSRHGMHVPTFRVQDYCWEDHGYSLVNRLYPDVGQLIDEKFHIAYNLTYNTMAMHKDVDTSMLRRAIWNYIHCMFGIRYDDYDYGEINQLLDRSFKVYIKTVVCTPEKVTKRMYDSFWRQFKHSEKVHVNLLLIEARMQAELLYALRAITRYMT from the exons gaaCTTGGAATTAGAATTCCTCGACCACTAGGACACGGACCAAGCAGATTCATCCCAGAGAAGGAG ATTCTCCAAGTGGGGAGTGAAGACGCACAGATGCATGCTTTATTTGCAGATTCTTTTGCTGCTTTGGGTCGTTTGGATAACATTACATTAGTGATGGTTTTCCACCCACAATATTTAGAAAGTTTCTTAAAAACTCAACACTATCTACTACAAATGGATGGGCCATTACCCCTACATTATCGGCACTACATTGGAATAATG gcTGCAGCGAGACATCAGTGCTCCTACTTAGTAAACCTGCATGTAAATGATTTCCTTCATGTTGGTGGAGACCCCAAGTGGCTCAATGGTTTAGAGAATGCTCCTCAAAAACTACAGAATTTAGGAGAACTCAACAAAGTGTTAGCACATAGACCTTGGCTTATTACCAAAGAACACATTGAG gGACTTTTAAAAGCTGAAGAGCACAGCTGGTCCCTTGCGGAATTGGTACATGCAGTAGTTTTACTCACACACTATCATTCTCTTGCCTCGTTCACATTTGGCTGTGGAATCAGTCCAGAAATTCATTGTGATGGTGGCCACACGTTCAGACCTCCTTCTGTTAGTAACTACTGCATCTGTGACATTACAAATGGCAATCACAGTGTGGATGAGATGCAGGTCAACTCAACAGGAAATGTTTCT GTAAGTGATTCCTTCTTTGAAGTTGAAGCCCTCATGGAAAAGATGAGACAGTTACAGGAATGTCGAGATGAAGAGGAGGCAAGTCAGGAAGAAATGGCTTCAcgttttgaaatagaaaaaagagagagtatGTTCGTCTTCTCTTCAG atgATGAAGAAGTTACACCAGCAAGAGATGTATCTCGTCACTTTGAGGATACTAGTTATGGCTATAAAGATTTCTCTAGACATGGGATGCATGTTCCAACATTTCGCGTCCAG GACTATTGCTGGGAAGACCATGGTTATTCTTTGGTAAATCGCCTTTATCCAGATGTGGGACAGTTGATTGATGAAAAGTTTCATATTGCTTATAATCTTACTTATAATACAATGGCAATGCACAAAGATGTCGATACCTCAATGCTTAGACGGGCTATTTGGAACTATATTCACTGCATGTTTGGAATAAG ATATGATGACTATGACTATGGTGAAATTAACCAGCTATTGGATCGTAGCTTTAAAGTTTATATCAAAACTGTTGTTTGCACTCCTGAAAAGGTTACCAAAAGAATGTATGATAGCTTCTGGAGGCAGTTCAAGCACTCTGAGAAG GTTCATGTTAATCTGCTTCTTATAGAAGCTAGGATGCAAGCAGAACTCCTTTATGCTCTGAGAGCCATTACCCGCTATATGACCTGA